A single genomic interval of Scatophagus argus isolate fScaArg1 chromosome 22, fScaArg1.pri, whole genome shotgun sequence harbors:
- the vezt gene encoding vezatin isoform X3 — protein sequence MHNSPLFQYLHDLGHTDFEVCPAASQEEEEYGGQEGDLTSPDEEPQKTSGGRLWRLAEALWRWSPIHQTAASRQLGQQLDCVFGQYSVRCILDQDVLLQEDVELIELLDPSLLTLGSAPSGSSIRANTLPRLSLIARPSLWDMAGLVSLAAVLLGLCSTSEGLWSLAAAPWGLALLGWVGLRGVMLWRQGRMQRAVHAQAMQLQILVHNGKTLTGLSRKALRLVQETEVISRGFTLLLDRVSAASSFSRAGPGAMPRGQQLIGLRKTLYRALRSAFRASRRATCHMLKAFPLNSEIDNVTNYVSAVPLKELGLGLGIEHLSDEQAQELTDDYSLPALKMLFQLWVGQSSECFRRLALLLSPRRIEEPGEGEPKGDTSHPPPPPPPPLHQSIAAVTEPLHHALASCLCEVQRSYDFHRHFETQLRTTGSDRMGRVREKCRELNILHTSIRSLQLHLKALLSEMIILEDDLEKLMVSKEPTELTFEGYQDLSDRLHQLHPHMQASNGCWEDTISQVERMLRRANACPGNAACLEQCGPPVPEIPPPPPPPSYPLILDRDPVPEELEWEAYVSDSDSDGEGGGSWSDMLSPEERERQRREREESRRVLSELKAVLGFRASEGERMKRKQLLFNDQAAVMPSARSESSDPASKTSDAPSSLGSVEAGNEEGNHLSGCPAGKEGEEEEGRDGRVRPDPTTESVTEFSCGSEAKEEELGGTSVCRRGGGGASELHQYDGVLEEGEGQNGLDCFLSPKVPAVSVMDRLTEIHGSEALSFSSALAAQVAARSHSLINMEEQTFGDDEEEEEEEEEEKDEAEGDGQTPEKD from the exons GGAGGACGCTTATGGAGACTGGCTGAAGCTCTGTGGAGATGGAGTCCCATTCACCAGACGGCTGCATCTCGTCAGCTGGGCCAGCAGCTG GACTGCGTGTTCGGCCAGTACTCGGTGAGGTGCATTCTGGATCAGGAcgtgctgctgcaggaggatgTGGAGCTGATCGAGCTCTTAGACCCGAGTCTGCTCACCCTCGGCTCGGCTCCCTCTGGCTCATCCATCCGAGCAAACACCCTGCCCAGACTGAGCCTCATAGCCAGGCCCTCCCTATG gGACATGGCAGGGCTGGTCAGcctggctgcagtgctgctgggTCTCTGCTCCACATCTGAGGGCTTGTGGTCTCTGGCTGCAGCCCCGTGGGGCCTGGCACTGCTGGGCTGGGTGGGGCTGAGGGGCGTCATGCTGTGGAGACAGGGACGCATGCAGAGAGCCGTCCACGCCCAGGCCATGCAGCTCCAGATTCTGGTCCACAATGGCAAGACGCTGACCGGACTGTCTCGCAAAGCTCTGCGGCTGGTGCAGGAGACGGAGGTCATCTCCAGAGGATTCACCCT TTTGCTCGACAGGGTGAGTGCGGCCAGCTCCTTTAGCAGGGCGGGGCCGGGGGCAATGCCACGAGGACAGCAGCTGATCGGACTGAGGAAGACCCTGTACCGGGCGCTCCGCTCGGCCTTCAGAGCCTCGCGAAGAGCCACCTGCCACATGCTCAAGGC ATTCCCACTGAACTCTGAGATCGATAATGTGACCAACTATGTGTCTGCGGTGCCTTTGAAGGAGCTGGGCCTCGGCCTGGGTATTGAGCACCTGAGTGACGAGCAGGCTCAGGAGCTGACAGATGACTACAGCCTGCCTGCCCTGAAG ATGCTGTTCCAGCTGTGGGTGGGACAAAGCTCTGAATGTTTCCGTCGGTTGGCTCTCCTCCTGTCGCCTCGAAGAATAGAGGAGCCAGGTGAGGGCGAGCCCAAAGGAGACACctcccatcctcctccacctcctccacccccgCTGCACCAGTCCATCGCCGCAGTGACCGAGCCCCTCCACCACGCTCTGGCCAGCTGCCTCTGCGAGGTGCAGCGCAGCTACGACTTCCACCGACACTTTGAGACCCAGCTGAGGACGACGGGCTCCGACAGAATGGGGAGAGTCAGGGAGAAATGTCGCGAACTCAACATCCTGCACACCTCCATCCGAAGCCTGCAGCTGCACCTCAAGGCCCTGCTCAGCGA GATGATCATACTGGAGGACGACCTGGAGAAACTAATGGTGTCCAAGGAACCGACAGAGTTGACGTTCGAGGGCTACCAGGACCTCAGTGACCGGCTGCACCAGCTGCATCCTCACATGCAGGCCAGCAATGGCTGCTGGGAGGACACCATCAGCCAGGTGGAGCGCATGCTGAGACGTGCCAACGCCTGCCCAG GCAATGCTGCATGTCTGGAGCAGTGTGGTCCCCCTGTACCTGagattcctcctcctcctcctcctccatcctacCCATTGATCCTGGACAGAGACCCTGTGCCAGAAGAGCTG GAGTGGGAGGCCTATGTGTCAGACTCGGATTCTGATGGCGAAGGCGGAGGGTCCTGGTCTGACATGTTGTCACCGGAGGAACGGGAGCGGCAGCGGCGGGAGAGGGAGGAGTCCCGCCGTGTCCTGTCAGAGCTCAAGGCTGTGCTGGGCTTCCGTGCGTCAGAaggggagaggatgaagaggaagcagCTGCTCTTCAATGACCAAG CTGCTGTGATGCCTTCAGCTCGCAGTGAGAGTTCAGATCCCGCCTCAAAGACGTCAGACGCCCCCTCTTCTCTGGGATCAGTTGAAGCTGGCAACGAAGAAGGAAACCACCTTTCAGGGTGTCCTGCGGGAaaggaaggggaggaagaggaaggaagagatgGCAGGGTGAGGCCTGACCCCACCACAGAGTCGGTGACCGAGTTCAGCTGCGGCTCGGAGGCGAAGGAAGAGGAGCTGGGAGGAACTTCGGTGtgtagaagaggaggaggaggagcctcTGAGCTGCACCAATATGACGGCGTcctggaggagggggagggccAAAACGGCCTGGACTGCTTCCTGAGCCCTAAAGTCCCTGCTGTCTCTGTaatggacagactgacagagatcCACGGCTCGGAGGCTCTCAGCTTCAGCTCTGCCCTCGCCGCTCAGGTGGCGGCGCGCTCGCACTCGCTCATCAACATGGAGGAGCAGACGTTCggagatgatgaggaggaggaggaggaggaggaagaggagaaggatgaAGCAGAGGGTGACGGACAAACCCCTGAGAAGGACTAA
- the vezt gene encoding vezatin isoform X2: MTEEFDEDVVFENSPLFQYLHDLGHTDFEVCPAASQEEEEYGGQEGDLTSPDEEPQKTSGGRLWRLAEALWRWSPIHQTAASRQLGQQLDCVFGQYSVRCILDQDVLLQEDVELIELLDPSLLTLGSAPSGSSIRANTLPRLSLIARPSLWDMAGLVSLAAVLLGLCSTSEGLWSLAAAPWGLALLGWVGLRGVMLWRQGRMQRAVHAQAMQLQILVHNGKTLTGLSRKALRLVQETEVISRGFTLVSAASSFSRAGPGAMPRGQQLIGLRKTLYRALRSAFRASRRATCHMLKAFPLNSEIDNVTNYVSAVPLKELGLGLGIEHLSDEQAQELTDDYSLPALKMLFQLWVGQSSECFRRLALLLSPRRIEEPGEGEPKGDTSHPPPPPPPPLHQSIAAVTEPLHHALASCLCEVQRSYDFHRHFETQLRTTGSDRMGRVREKCRELNILHTSIRSLQLHLKALLSEMIILEDDLEKLMVSKEPTELTFEGYQDLSDRLHQLHPHMQASNGCWEDTISQVERMLRRANACPGNAACLEQCGPPVPEIPPPPPPPSYPLILDRDPVPEELEWEAYVSDSDSDGEGGGSWSDMLSPEERERQRREREESRRVLSELKAVLGFRASEGERMKRKQLLFNDQAAVMPSARSESSDPASKTSDAPSSLGSVEAGNEEGNHLSGCPAGKEGEEEEGRDGRVRPDPTTESVTEFSCGSEAKEEELGGTSVCRRGGGGASELHQYDGVLEEGEGQNGLDCFLSPKVPAVSVMDRLTEIHGSEALSFSSALAAQVAARSHSLINMEEQTFGDDEEEEEEEEEEKDEAEGDGQTPEKD, translated from the exons GGAGGACGCTTATGGAGACTGGCTGAAGCTCTGTGGAGATGGAGTCCCATTCACCAGACGGCTGCATCTCGTCAGCTGGGCCAGCAGCTG GACTGCGTGTTCGGCCAGTACTCGGTGAGGTGCATTCTGGATCAGGAcgtgctgctgcaggaggatgTGGAGCTGATCGAGCTCTTAGACCCGAGTCTGCTCACCCTCGGCTCGGCTCCCTCTGGCTCATCCATCCGAGCAAACACCCTGCCCAGACTGAGCCTCATAGCCAGGCCCTCCCTATG gGACATGGCAGGGCTGGTCAGcctggctgcagtgctgctgggTCTCTGCTCCACATCTGAGGGCTTGTGGTCTCTGGCTGCAGCCCCGTGGGGCCTGGCACTGCTGGGCTGGGTGGGGCTGAGGGGCGTCATGCTGTGGAGACAGGGACGCATGCAGAGAGCCGTCCACGCCCAGGCCATGCAGCTCCAGATTCTGGTCCACAATGGCAAGACGCTGACCGGACTGTCTCGCAAAGCTCTGCGGCTGGTGCAGGAGACGGAGGTCATCTCCAGAGGATTCACCCT GGTGAGTGCGGCCAGCTCCTTTAGCAGGGCGGGGCCGGGGGCAATGCCACGAGGACAGCAGCTGATCGGACTGAGGAAGACCCTGTACCGGGCGCTCCGCTCGGCCTTCAGAGCCTCGCGAAGAGCCACCTGCCACATGCTCAAGGC ATTCCCACTGAACTCTGAGATCGATAATGTGACCAACTATGTGTCTGCGGTGCCTTTGAAGGAGCTGGGCCTCGGCCTGGGTATTGAGCACCTGAGTGACGAGCAGGCTCAGGAGCTGACAGATGACTACAGCCTGCCTGCCCTGAAG ATGCTGTTCCAGCTGTGGGTGGGACAAAGCTCTGAATGTTTCCGTCGGTTGGCTCTCCTCCTGTCGCCTCGAAGAATAGAGGAGCCAGGTGAGGGCGAGCCCAAAGGAGACACctcccatcctcctccacctcctccacccccgCTGCACCAGTCCATCGCCGCAGTGACCGAGCCCCTCCACCACGCTCTGGCCAGCTGCCTCTGCGAGGTGCAGCGCAGCTACGACTTCCACCGACACTTTGAGACCCAGCTGAGGACGACGGGCTCCGACAGAATGGGGAGAGTCAGGGAGAAATGTCGCGAACTCAACATCCTGCACACCTCCATCCGAAGCCTGCAGCTGCACCTCAAGGCCCTGCTCAGCGA GATGATCATACTGGAGGACGACCTGGAGAAACTAATGGTGTCCAAGGAACCGACAGAGTTGACGTTCGAGGGCTACCAGGACCTCAGTGACCGGCTGCACCAGCTGCATCCTCACATGCAGGCCAGCAATGGCTGCTGGGAGGACACCATCAGCCAGGTGGAGCGCATGCTGAGACGTGCCAACGCCTGCCCAG GCAATGCTGCATGTCTGGAGCAGTGTGGTCCCCCTGTACCTGagattcctcctcctcctcctcctccatcctacCCATTGATCCTGGACAGAGACCCTGTGCCAGAAGAGCTG GAGTGGGAGGCCTATGTGTCAGACTCGGATTCTGATGGCGAAGGCGGAGGGTCCTGGTCTGACATGTTGTCACCGGAGGAACGGGAGCGGCAGCGGCGGGAGAGGGAGGAGTCCCGCCGTGTCCTGTCAGAGCTCAAGGCTGTGCTGGGCTTCCGTGCGTCAGAaggggagaggatgaagaggaagcagCTGCTCTTCAATGACCAAG CTGCTGTGATGCCTTCAGCTCGCAGTGAGAGTTCAGATCCCGCCTCAAAGACGTCAGACGCCCCCTCTTCTCTGGGATCAGTTGAAGCTGGCAACGAAGAAGGAAACCACCTTTCAGGGTGTCCTGCGGGAaaggaaggggaggaagaggaaggaagagatgGCAGGGTGAGGCCTGACCCCACCACAGAGTCGGTGACCGAGTTCAGCTGCGGCTCGGAGGCGAAGGAAGAGGAGCTGGGAGGAACTTCGGTGtgtagaagaggaggaggaggagcctcTGAGCTGCACCAATATGACGGCGTcctggaggagggggagggccAAAACGGCCTGGACTGCTTCCTGAGCCCTAAAGTCCCTGCTGTCTCTGTaatggacagactgacagagatcCACGGCTCGGAGGCTCTCAGCTTCAGCTCTGCCCTCGCCGCTCAGGTGGCGGCGCGCTCGCACTCGCTCATCAACATGGAGGAGCAGACGTTCggagatgatgaggaggaggaggaggaggaggaagaggagaaggatgaAGCAGAGGGTGACGGACAAACCCCTGAGAAGGACTAA
- the usp44 gene encoding ubiquitin carboxyl-terminal hydrolase 44: MDRCKHVGRLRLAPDHSILNPQKWHCVDCNTTESIWACLGCAHVACGRYIEEHALQHFQQQRHPLAIEVNELYVFCYLCDDYVLNDNATGDLKLLRSTLSAIQSQRYEVTTRSGRTLRSTSAAPDAVMPSGARELQLRDEDRMFTALWHRRRALMGRVFRYWFGLTECGKKREEEERKREEEEEQKREARERRRALKRQLQEELENAPLRKSRRLRRKSQRVADAAVTAPSQRVRNKTKTPVPPSLTRRPRTQSPATATPKTGRTKKVQPTSKPRSRSSTTKSKPKTPPATPRSAQTPIRRKQSTKQGGSPFKRRPTVTPGVTGLRNLGNTCYMNSILQVLSHLHVFRECFLRLDLTQALELLASAVHGQLAEKASSHSPQRKGFQASSGSGAGLSGGASRGRSMELIQPKEPSSKHISLCHELHTLFQVMWSGKWALVSPFAMLHSVWQLIPAFRGYAQQDAQEFLCELLDKVQHELESTGKHTTAAGVPQTQKRLIKQVLSVVNTIFHGQLLSQVTCQACDHRSNTVEPFWDLSLEFPERYHNNSRESAAQASCHLTEMLAKFTETEALEGNIYACDHCNSARRRTSSKSVLLTEAQKQLMVHKLPQVLRLHLKRFRWSGRNHREKIGVHVSFDQLLNMEPYCSREPSPKVVSCSSPSSPSSAGSPRPKHFLYDLSAVVMHHGKGFGSGHYTSYCYNTEGGFWVHCNDSKLNVCSVEEVCRAQAYILFYTQRVTQDKDRPL, encoded by the exons ATGGACAGGTGTAAGCATGTGGGGCGGCTGCGGCTGGCCCCAGACCACTCCATCCTCAATCCCCAGAAGTGGCACTGCGTGGACTGCAACACCACGGAGTCTATATGGGCCTGCCTGGGCTGTGCTCATGTGGCGTGCGGGCGTTACATCGAGGAGCATGCTTTACagcatttccagcagcagcgcCACCCGTTGGCTATTGAGGTTAATgaactttatgttttttgttatttgtgtgaCGACTATGTCTTGAATGATAATGCCACCGGAGACCTGAAGCTGCTTCGCAGTACGCTCAGCGCCATCCAGAGCCAGCGCTATGAGGTCACCACCCGCAGTGGACGCACACTCCGGTCTACGAGCGCAGCACCTGATGCCGTCATGCCATCCGGTGCCCGTGAGCTGCAGCTGAGGGACGAGGACAGGATGTTTACAGCGCTTTGGCACCGGCGCAGGGCTCTTATGGGACGTGTTTTTCGCTACTGGTTTGGACTGACTGAATGtggaaagaagagggaggaagaagagagaaagagggaggaggaggaagagcagaaaagGGAGGCAAGAGAGAGGAGGCGAGCTCTTAAAAGGCAGCTACAGGAGGAGTTGGAGAATGCCCCTCTCAGGAAGAGTCGCAGGCTACGTCGGAAGAGCCAGCGAGTAGCCGATGCGGCAGTCACAGCACCATCTCAGAGGGTACGCAACAAGACAAAAACTCCTGTGCCTCCGTCTCTCACCCGTAGGCCAAGGACTCAAAGCCCTGCCACTGCCACCCCCAAGACAGGACGGACAAAAAAGGTCCAGCCAACTTCCAAACCCCGGAGCCGCTCTTCTACCACCAAATCTAAGCCCAAAACACCCCCGGCGACCCCCCGTTCTGCACAGACACCTATTCGCCGCAAGCAGAGTACCAAACAGGGTGGCTCACCCTTCAAACGGCGTCCCACAGTCACTCCTGGGGTGACGGGCCTGAGGAATTTAGGCAACACCTGTTATATGAACTCCATCCTGCAGGTGCTGAGCCACTTGCATGTCTTCAGGGAGTGTTTTCTGCGCCTGGATCTGACCCAGGCACTGGAGCTGCTGGCATCCGCTGTCCACGGCCAACTGGCAGAGAAGGCCTCATCCCACTCCCCACAACGGAAGGGATTCCAGGCCAGCTCAGGCTCTGGGGCAGGGCTGAGTGGCGGAGCCTCACGGGGCCGCAGCATGGAGCTGATACAACCCAAAGAGCCCAGCTCAAAGCACATCTCCCTCTGCCACGAGTTGCACACCTTATTCCAAGTTATGTGGTCTGGCAAGTGGGCGCTGGTGTCACCGTTTGCCATGCTCCACTCGGTGTGGCAGCTGATCCCGGCGTTCAGGGGCTACGCTCAGCAGGATGCACAGGAGTTCCTGTGTGAGCTGTTGGACAAGGTGCAGCACGAGTTGGAGAGCACTGGCAAGCACACAACTGCTGCAGGAGTCCCACAGACGCAGAAACGACTCATCAAGCAGGTGCTGAGTGTGGTCAACACCATCTTCCATGGCCAGCTCCTCAGCCAG GTGACGTGCCAGGCCTGCGATCATCGCTCCAACACTGTGGAGCCCTTCTGGGATCTGTCACTGGAGTTCCCTGAGCGCTATCACAATAATAGTAGGGAGTCGGCTGCACAGGCTTCGTGCCATTTGACGGAAATGCTGGCCAAGTTCACAGAAACCGAAGCACTGGAGGGAAACATCTATGCCTGTGACCACTGTAACT CCGCTCGACGGCGGACTTCCTCCAAGTCAGTCCTCCTGactgaagcacaaaaacagcTGATGGTCCACAAACTGCCTCAGGTCCTGCGGCTTCACCTCAAACGCTTCAG GTGGTCTGGGCGGAACCACCGGGAGAAGATCGGAGTCCACGTCAGCTTCGACCAGCTCCTCAACATGGAGCCATACTGCAGCCGGGAGCCGTCGCCCAAAGTTGTGTCCTGCTCCAGTCCCAGCAGCCCCAGCTCTGCAGGCTCGCCACGCCCCAAGCACTTCCTATATGACCTCTCCGCTGTGGTGATGCACCATGGGAAGGGCTTTGGTTCTGGCCACTACACCTCCTACTGCTACAACACAGAAGGTG GCTTCTGGGTTCACTGTAATGACTCTAAGCTGAATGTGTGTTCAGTGGAGGAGGTCTGTCGCGCTCAGGCCTACATCCTCTTCTACACACAGCGAGTAACTCAGGACAAAGACCGGCCGCTATAG
- the LOC124053338 gene encoding methionine aminopeptidase 2-like: protein MADVVAEQVAEQKPVLNGEAEDREEADPVEETAKKKKKKKKKNKTATTGTEAEADDMADVTKQLEKQALEDKEKEEDGEEDGDEGENSAGKKKKKKKKKKGPKSQTDPPSVPICDLYPDGVFPIGQECEYPTLQDGRSAAGRMTNEEKRVLDKANEEVWNDFRQAAEAHRQVRQHVRSFMKPGMTMIEICERLEDCSRKLIKENKLNAGLAFPTGCSLNHCAAHYTPNAGDPTVLQYDDVCKIDFGTHINGRIIDCAFTVTFNPKYDKLLEAVRDATNTGIKNAGIDVRLCDVGEAIQEVMESYEVELDGKTYQVKPIRNLNGHSIGQYRIHAGKTVPIVKGGEATKMEEGEVYAIETFGSTGKGVVHDDMECSHYMKNFDVGHVPIRLPRAKHLLNVINENFGTLAFCRRWLDRLGESKYLMALKNLCDLGIVDPYPPLCDTKGCYTAQFEHTILLRPTCKEVVSRGDDY from the exons ATGGCGGACGTGGTAGCGGAGCAGGTTGCGGAGCAGAAACCAGTCCTGAACGGggaggcagaggacagagaagaggcCGACCCCGTAGAGGAGACAgcgaaaaagaagaagaaaaagaagaagaagaacaagaccGCAACGACAG GCACTGAGGCAGAGGCTGATGACATGGCTGACGTGACCAAACAGCTGGAGAAGCAGGCGTtagaagacaaagagaaagaggaggatggCGAAGAAG Atggagatgaaggagaaaactctgcagggaaaaagaagaagaagaaaaagaagaagaaaggac cCAAATCTCAGACCGATCCCCCATCTGTGCCCATCTGCGATTTATATCCAGATGGAGTTTTCCCCATAGGACAGGAGTGTGAATACCCCACCTTACAGGATGG TCGCAGCGCAGCAGGGCGCATGACCAACGAGGAGAAGCGTGTGCTGGATAAAGCCAACGAGGAGGTGTGGAACGACTTCAGACAGGCAGCCGAGGCCCACAGACAGGTCCGCCAGCACGTTCGCAGCTTCATGAAACCTGGCATGACCATGATTGAAATCTG CGAGCGGTTGGAGGACTGTTCTCGTAAGCTGATAAAGGAGAACAAGCTGAATGCTGGCCTGGCCTTCCCCACCGGTTGCTCCCTGAACCATTGTGCTGCCCACTACACTCCCAACGCCGGAGACCCCACCGTCCTGCAGTACGACGACGTCTGCAAGATCGACTTCGGCACGCACATCAACG GGCGAATCATTGACTGTGCCTTCACTGTCACATTTAATCCAAAGTATGACAAGCTGCTGGAGGCTGTGAGAGACGCCACCAATACTGGAATCAAA AATGCTGGCATTGATGTGCGCCTGTGTGATGTTGGAGAGGCGATTCAGGAAGTGATGGAGTCCTACGAGGTTGAGCTCGATGGCAAAACTTACCAAG TGAAGCCAATTCGAAACCTGAATGGTCATTCAATCGGTCAGTACAGAATACATGCAGGCAAGACTGTTCCCATCGTTAAAGGAGGAGAAGCTACAAAAATGGAG GAGGGAGAGGTTTATGCCATCGAGACATTTGGCAGTACAGGTAAAGGTGTGGTCCACGATGACATGGAGTGCTCCCACTATATGAAAAACTTTGACGTGGGCCACGTCCCCATCAG aCTGCCCAGAGCAAAGCACCTCCTCAACGTTATCAACGAGAACTTCGGCACGTTGGCGTTCTGCCGCCGCTGGCTCGACCGCCTGGGCGAGAGCAAGTACCTGATGGCCCTGAAGAACCTGTGTGACTTGGGCATCGTGGACCCTTACCCTCCTCTCTGCGACACCAAGGGCTGCTACACCGCTCAGTTCGAGCACACCATCCTGCTCAGGCCCACCTGCAAGGAGGTGGTGAGCCGGGGAGACGACTACTGA
- the vezt gene encoding vezatin isoform X1 has translation MTEEFDEDVVFENSPLFQYLHDLGHTDFEVCPAASQEEEEYGGQEGDLTSPDEEPQKTSGGRLWRLAEALWRWSPIHQTAASRQLGQQLDCVFGQYSVRCILDQDVLLQEDVELIELLDPSLLTLGSAPSGSSIRANTLPRLSLIARPSLWDMAGLVSLAAVLLGLCSTSEGLWSLAAAPWGLALLGWVGLRGVMLWRQGRMQRAVHAQAMQLQILVHNGKTLTGLSRKALRLVQETEVISRGFTLLLDRVSAASSFSRAGPGAMPRGQQLIGLRKTLYRALRSAFRASRRATCHMLKAFPLNSEIDNVTNYVSAVPLKELGLGLGIEHLSDEQAQELTDDYSLPALKMLFQLWVGQSSECFRRLALLLSPRRIEEPGEGEPKGDTSHPPPPPPPPLHQSIAAVTEPLHHALASCLCEVQRSYDFHRHFETQLRTTGSDRMGRVREKCRELNILHTSIRSLQLHLKALLSEMIILEDDLEKLMVSKEPTELTFEGYQDLSDRLHQLHPHMQASNGCWEDTISQVERMLRRANACPGNAACLEQCGPPVPEIPPPPPPPSYPLILDRDPVPEELEWEAYVSDSDSDGEGGGSWSDMLSPEERERQRREREESRRVLSELKAVLGFRASEGERMKRKQLLFNDQAAVMPSARSESSDPASKTSDAPSSLGSVEAGNEEGNHLSGCPAGKEGEEEEGRDGRVRPDPTTESVTEFSCGSEAKEEELGGTSVCRRGGGGASELHQYDGVLEEGEGQNGLDCFLSPKVPAVSVMDRLTEIHGSEALSFSSALAAQVAARSHSLINMEEQTFGDDEEEEEEEEEEKDEAEGDGQTPEKD, from the exons GGAGGACGCTTATGGAGACTGGCTGAAGCTCTGTGGAGATGGAGTCCCATTCACCAGACGGCTGCATCTCGTCAGCTGGGCCAGCAGCTG GACTGCGTGTTCGGCCAGTACTCGGTGAGGTGCATTCTGGATCAGGAcgtgctgctgcaggaggatgTGGAGCTGATCGAGCTCTTAGACCCGAGTCTGCTCACCCTCGGCTCGGCTCCCTCTGGCTCATCCATCCGAGCAAACACCCTGCCCAGACTGAGCCTCATAGCCAGGCCCTCCCTATG gGACATGGCAGGGCTGGTCAGcctggctgcagtgctgctgggTCTCTGCTCCACATCTGAGGGCTTGTGGTCTCTGGCTGCAGCCCCGTGGGGCCTGGCACTGCTGGGCTGGGTGGGGCTGAGGGGCGTCATGCTGTGGAGACAGGGACGCATGCAGAGAGCCGTCCACGCCCAGGCCATGCAGCTCCAGATTCTGGTCCACAATGGCAAGACGCTGACCGGACTGTCTCGCAAAGCTCTGCGGCTGGTGCAGGAGACGGAGGTCATCTCCAGAGGATTCACCCT TTTGCTCGACAGGGTGAGTGCGGCCAGCTCCTTTAGCAGGGCGGGGCCGGGGGCAATGCCACGAGGACAGCAGCTGATCGGACTGAGGAAGACCCTGTACCGGGCGCTCCGCTCGGCCTTCAGAGCCTCGCGAAGAGCCACCTGCCACATGCTCAAGGC ATTCCCACTGAACTCTGAGATCGATAATGTGACCAACTATGTGTCTGCGGTGCCTTTGAAGGAGCTGGGCCTCGGCCTGGGTATTGAGCACCTGAGTGACGAGCAGGCTCAGGAGCTGACAGATGACTACAGCCTGCCTGCCCTGAAG ATGCTGTTCCAGCTGTGGGTGGGACAAAGCTCTGAATGTTTCCGTCGGTTGGCTCTCCTCCTGTCGCCTCGAAGAATAGAGGAGCCAGGTGAGGGCGAGCCCAAAGGAGACACctcccatcctcctccacctcctccacccccgCTGCACCAGTCCATCGCCGCAGTGACCGAGCCCCTCCACCACGCTCTGGCCAGCTGCCTCTGCGAGGTGCAGCGCAGCTACGACTTCCACCGACACTTTGAGACCCAGCTGAGGACGACGGGCTCCGACAGAATGGGGAGAGTCAGGGAGAAATGTCGCGAACTCAACATCCTGCACACCTCCATCCGAAGCCTGCAGCTGCACCTCAAGGCCCTGCTCAGCGA GATGATCATACTGGAGGACGACCTGGAGAAACTAATGGTGTCCAAGGAACCGACAGAGTTGACGTTCGAGGGCTACCAGGACCTCAGTGACCGGCTGCACCAGCTGCATCCTCACATGCAGGCCAGCAATGGCTGCTGGGAGGACACCATCAGCCAGGTGGAGCGCATGCTGAGACGTGCCAACGCCTGCCCAG GCAATGCTGCATGTCTGGAGCAGTGTGGTCCCCCTGTACCTGagattcctcctcctcctcctcctccatcctacCCATTGATCCTGGACAGAGACCCTGTGCCAGAAGAGCTG GAGTGGGAGGCCTATGTGTCAGACTCGGATTCTGATGGCGAAGGCGGAGGGTCCTGGTCTGACATGTTGTCACCGGAGGAACGGGAGCGGCAGCGGCGGGAGAGGGAGGAGTCCCGCCGTGTCCTGTCAGAGCTCAAGGCTGTGCTGGGCTTCCGTGCGTCAGAaggggagaggatgaagaggaagcagCTGCTCTTCAATGACCAAG CTGCTGTGATGCCTTCAGCTCGCAGTGAGAGTTCAGATCCCGCCTCAAAGACGTCAGACGCCCCCTCTTCTCTGGGATCAGTTGAAGCTGGCAACGAAGAAGGAAACCACCTTTCAGGGTGTCCTGCGGGAaaggaaggggaggaagaggaaggaagagatgGCAGGGTGAGGCCTGACCCCACCACAGAGTCGGTGACCGAGTTCAGCTGCGGCTCGGAGGCGAAGGAAGAGGAGCTGGGAGGAACTTCGGTGtgtagaagaggaggaggaggagcctcTGAGCTGCACCAATATGACGGCGTcctggaggagggggagggccAAAACGGCCTGGACTGCTTCCTGAGCCCTAAAGTCCCTGCTGTCTCTGTaatggacagactgacagagatcCACGGCTCGGAGGCTCTCAGCTTCAGCTCTGCCCTCGCCGCTCAGGTGGCGGCGCGCTCGCACTCGCTCATCAACATGGAGGAGCAGACGTTCggagatgatgaggaggaggaggaggaggaggaagaggagaaggatgaAGCAGAGGGTGACGGACAAACCCCTGAGAAGGACTAA